From Erwinia pyri, a single genomic window includes:
- a CDS encoding TetR/AcrR family transcriptional regulator — MSKTSRDEILSAARLTAQAHGYTGLNIRGLADQVGIKAASIYHHFPSKAELGAAVAQRYWEETARDLALLRETEGDALKSLSRYPQIFRRSLERENRLCMGSFMSAEYDDLPEPVKTEVQKFADVNVAWLNTQLQEAGVVSSEESEKRARAIFSAIAGAQLMARSRNDIHLFDELIDGYAQAGLLPSAQA, encoded by the coding sequence ATGAGCAAGACATCCAGAGATGAAATCTTAAGTGCAGCCCGTCTGACGGCACAGGCTCACGGTTATACCGGCCTGAATATTCGCGGACTGGCTGATCAGGTCGGGATAAAAGCAGCAAGCATTTATCACCATTTCCCGAGTAAAGCGGAGTTGGGTGCGGCGGTTGCGCAGCGCTACTGGGAAGAGACCGCACGCGACCTGGCACTATTACGTGAAACAGAGGGCGACGCGCTTAAAAGTCTGAGCCGTTATCCACAGATATTTCGCCGTTCACTGGAAAGAGAAAACAGGCTCTGTATGGGCAGCTTTATGTCCGCCGAGTATGACGATCTGCCGGAGCCGGTGAAAACAGAAGTACAGAAATTTGCAGACGTAAACGTTGCATGGCTGAATACGCAGCTGCAGGAAGCAGGTGTAGTCAGTTCTGAAGAGAGCGAAAAACGGGCGCGCGCTATTTTTTCCGCCATTGCCGGCGCCCAGTTGATGGCGAGAAGCCGGAACGATATCCACCTCTTCGACGAGCTTATTGATGGCTATGCACAGGCAGGCCTGCTGCCTTCTGCTCAGGCATAA
- a CDS encoding carbohydrate porin, which yields MKKDKKLPASLLVVASLCSATVAAQEFTQEQIDAIVAKAVDKALTERQAKMDAAVNKQADVITEPQSTAQSPDLAIPFGVKFTGYARYGAQFQSGDQKYVAVDGSYNGASAIGRLGNEGNGGEFQLSKAFRGDNGAIWDVNVMIDHWGDEVNLKKAYAGVTNILPSNPDAYLWAGRDFHQRPQQGINDYFWMNHDGQGAGIKDFDLGGVKFDVAAVAAVESCSPEVMDDEANPSRITCTGGSGTGDKGNYALTSKIHGMKVGPLDLEIYANYGFDSKAVESEERLKAWQGAFVLSHTGDKGVNKVIARYSDNSDNSVYNKTNDLKSIYASFEGNYKFTQQAQVEYLLAFHDYTNDADNSDNRKNYGAIVRPMYWWNDVHSTWLEAGYQRVDYDMGGDNHGWKLTLSQNISIAMGPEFRPMLRFYVTGGEVDNKRTARVNGSDDDTQLDSFNVGAMWEAWF from the coding sequence ATGAAAAAAGATAAAAAGCTTCCAGCCTCGCTGCTGGTTGTAGCTTCGCTTTGCTCTGCAACTGTGGCCGCACAAGAGTTCACTCAGGAACAAATCGACGCCATTGTGGCAAAAGCTGTCGATAAAGCGCTGACGGAACGGCAGGCTAAAATGGATGCGGCAGTGAACAAACAGGCTGATGTCATTACGGAACCACAAAGTACGGCGCAATCCCCCGATTTGGCGATCCCTTTTGGTGTGAAGTTTACCGGCTATGCTCGTTACGGCGCGCAATTCCAGAGTGGCGATCAGAAATATGTCGCAGTGGATGGCTCCTATAATGGTGCTTCGGCTATCGGGCGTTTGGGAAACGAAGGTAATGGCGGCGAATTTCAGCTTTCCAAAGCCTTCCGGGGCGATAACGGCGCGATTTGGGACGTTAACGTGATGATCGATCACTGGGGCGATGAGGTTAACCTCAAAAAAGCCTACGCAGGGGTAACCAACATTCTCCCCTCCAATCCTGACGCCTATCTCTGGGCAGGCCGCGATTTTCATCAACGACCGCAGCAGGGCATTAACGACTATTTTTGGATGAATCATGATGGGCAGGGTGCTGGTATCAAGGACTTTGATCTGGGTGGCGTAAAATTTGATGTCGCCGCCGTCGCTGCCGTTGAATCCTGCAGCCCGGAAGTGATGGATGATGAAGCGAACCCATCACGCATCACCTGTACCGGCGGTTCGGGAACGGGCGATAAGGGGAATTATGCATTGACCTCAAAAATTCACGGTATGAAAGTTGGCCCGCTGGATTTGGAGATTTACGCGAACTATGGATTTGACTCAAAAGCGGTTGAGAGCGAAGAACGTCTGAAAGCCTGGCAGGGCGCGTTTGTATTGAGCCACACCGGCGATAAGGGCGTTAACAAAGTCATCGCCCGCTACTCCGACAATTCTGACAACAGCGTCTATAACAAAACCAATGACTTAAAAAGCATCTATGCCAGCTTTGAGGGTAACTATAAGTTCACGCAACAGGCGCAGGTTGAATATCTTCTCGCCTTCCATGACTACACCAACGATGCAGATAACAGCGATAACCGCAAAAACTACGGCGCCATTGTACGTCCAATGTACTGGTGGAATGATGTTCACTCCACCTGGCTGGAAGCGGGTTATCAGCGTGTAGATTATGATATGGGCGGCGATAACCATGGCTGGAAGCTGACGTTATCGCAAAACATTTCGATTGCCATGGGACCAGAATTCCGGCCGATGCTGCGGTTCTACGTCACCGGTGGTGAAGTGGATAACAAACGCACGGCGCGCGTGAATGGCAGCGATGACGATACGCAACTCGACTCGTTCAACGTTGGCGCGATGTGGGAAGCCTGGTTCTGA
- a CDS encoding PTS sugar transporter subunit IIB, with product MYKIMLCCSAGMSTSLLVRKMAEAAAERGLEVEINAFGVVEFDEQFPRYQVVLLGPQIKYMLKSLSEKAATQGIPVQPVDMMDYGMQRGDKVLDYALSLIEAAN from the coding sequence ATGTACAAAATAATGTTGTGTTGCTCTGCAGGGATGTCCACCAGTCTGCTGGTGCGAAAAATGGCAGAAGCTGCTGCTGAAAGAGGCTTAGAGGTTGAAATTAATGCATTTGGCGTCGTGGAGTTTGATGAACAGTTCCCGCGCTATCAGGTGGTGCTGCTCGGGCCACAGATAAAATATATGCTGAAATCACTGTCAGAAAAAGCGGCCACCCAGGGCATTCCCGTTCAGCCTGTCGACATGATGGACTACGGCATGCAACGCGGTGACAAGGTTTTAGACTACGCTCTGTCGCTCATTGAAGCGGCTAACTAA
- a CDS encoding lactonase family protein, whose translation MKKILGTVTLFVSLAASAPLLAQTFVYVSEASDGTIARYTLDEQTGALHLLGRTQTGGKVMPMALSADRKHLYAAIRSKPLQLVSWSIDSKTGDLSQSSAVAAAASYPYISTDKQGRFLLGASYDGDVVQVYRLASDGKVTTPPVGSYKTGHAAHSVIVDASGENAYVGNLGTDRVLQLKLSAGGELTALGNGYVNTAAGNGPRHSVLSPDNHYLYNVGEMGGIITQFRREASGELVKVAEVPNAVAEKYKLEQGKERPPGYSDTTPRIWAADISLTPDGRFLYVSERTSSTVSGYRVNKADGKLTLIDSWQVEKQPRGIAISPDSRWLIASGEKSAVTGSYEINAESGALKRVSEAPAGGDANWVTVVTY comes from the coding sequence ATGAAGAAAATATTAGGTACGGTAACGCTATTCGTGTCGCTGGCCGCCAGCGCGCCCTTGCTGGCGCAAACTTTTGTCTACGTGTCAGAAGCCAGTGATGGCACCATTGCGCGATACACGCTGGACGAGCAAACGGGTGCGCTGCACCTGTTGGGACGTACTCAGACCGGTGGGAAAGTGATGCCAATGGCGCTGAGCGCCGATCGCAAACATCTCTATGCGGCGATCCGCAGTAAACCGCTGCAACTGGTGAGCTGGAGCATCGACAGCAAAACCGGCGATCTGAGCCAGTCCAGCGCCGTGGCCGCCGCGGCCAGTTACCCCTATATCAGCACAGACAAACAGGGGCGCTTTCTGCTTGGCGCCTCCTATGACGGCGATGTGGTGCAGGTCTACCGGCTTGCCAGCGATGGCAAGGTGACGACGCCGCCGGTGGGTAGCTATAAAACCGGACACGCGGCACATTCGGTGATTGTTGATGCCAGCGGGGAAAATGCTTATGTCGGCAATCTCGGTACCGATCGCGTGCTGCAGCTGAAATTAAGCGCCGGGGGAGAACTGACAGCGCTCGGTAACGGTTATGTCAACACTGCCGCCGGGAACGGACCGCGCCATTCGGTGCTGTCACCCGATAATCACTATCTCTACAACGTTGGCGAGATGGGCGGCATTATCACGCAGTTCCGTCGTGAAGCGAGCGGCGAGCTGGTAAAAGTGGCGGAGGTACCCAATGCCGTTGCTGAAAAATACAAACTGGAACAGGGGAAAGAGCGTCCACCGGGCTACAGCGACACCACGCCGCGTATCTGGGCAGCCGATATCAGCCTGACGCCGGATGGGCGTTTCCTCTATGTCAGCGAGCGAACCAGCAGCACAGTCAGCGGTTATCGGGTTAATAAAGCGGACGGTAAACTGACGCTGATTGACAGCTGGCAGGTTGAAAAACAGCCGCGCGGCATCGCGATTTCGCCGGACAGTCGCTGGCTGATTGCCAGTGGTGAGAAAAGCGCGGTTACCGGTAGCTATGAAATTAATGCTGAAAGCGGGGCGCTTAAGCGGGTGAGCGAAGCGCCTGCCGGAGGTGATGCAAATTGGGTGACGGTGGTGACCTATTAA
- a CDS encoding LysE family translocator, translated as MDINLLGFMPALLPVALSPGASFTLVMGSALAGGRRGLFRTLAGTALGIYTHALFIGFGITAVIVSSPVIYSALKIAGTIYLIWLGGMLIRSGLKAKHHQPENNPCSITVKEAWLANVINPKAIIFYLTVVSQFTGKHGGVGNYLALASVHIAVMSLWLITVSHALIFSAKKANPLLLKKYVNIAGGLLLIIFSLRNLIH; from the coding sequence ATGGACATTAATCTTCTCGGCTTTATGCCGGCATTACTCCCTGTGGCACTCTCTCCAGGCGCAAGTTTCACACTTGTTATGGGCAGTGCTTTGGCTGGTGGACGCAGAGGACTTTTCAGAACCCTTGCCGGTACAGCGTTAGGTATCTACACCCATGCGCTCTTTATCGGATTCGGTATAACGGCAGTTATTGTGTCATCGCCAGTAATTTATAGTGCACTGAAAATTGCAGGGACAATTTATCTTATCTGGCTGGGAGGCATGCTCATACGCAGTGGTTTGAAGGCAAAGCACCATCAGCCTGAAAACAACCCCTGTTCAATTACGGTAAAGGAAGCCTGGCTTGCTAACGTGATAAATCCTAAAGCAATTATTTTTTATCTGACGGTTGTTTCTCAGTTTACTGGAAAGCATGGAGGCGTAGGCAATTACCTGGCCTTAGCTTCTGTTCACATAGCGGTTATGAGCCTCTGGCTTATTACTGTCAGTCATGCACTGATATTCTCAGCCAAAAAAGCTAACCCACTACTATTGAAGAAATATGTAAATATTGCCGGAGGGTTGCTACTCATTATTTTTTCATTACGTAACCTTATTCACTAA
- a CDS encoding glycoside hydrolase family 1 protein, producing MKYAFPENFWWGSASSALQTEGDSLSGGKSATIWDRWYQQQPWRFHQNIGPAKTSTFLQHWQQDIALLKKLNHNSFRTSLSWSRLIPDGTGEVNPEAVAFYNNVIDELLAQGIKPFITLFHFDMPMVMQEKGGWENREVVAAFSRYAEICFDLFGDRVLHWFTFNEPIVPVEGGYLYDFHYPNVVNFKRAATVAYHTVLAHASAVKAYRAGQYSGEIGIVLNLTPSYPRSQHPADITAAHHADLLFNRSFLDPVLRGDYPADLVALLRQYDQLPVSLPGDGELIAEGKIDLLGVNYYQPRRVKCRDSAVNPASPFMPEWFFENYEMPGRKMNPYRGWEIYEPGIYDILTNLRVNYGNPRCFISENGMGVENEQRFVQEGVIDDQYRIDFIAEHLKWLHKGISEGANCLGYHMWTFIDNWSWCNGYKNRYGFVQLDLISQQRTVKKSGEWFAATSANNGFSEQELNND from the coding sequence ATGAAATATGCATTTCCTGAGAATTTCTGGTGGGGCAGTGCCAGTTCTGCCTTACAGACCGAAGGCGACAGCCTGTCGGGCGGCAAAAGTGCCACCATCTGGGATCGCTGGTATCAACAGCAGCCCTGGCGCTTTCATCAAAACATCGGTCCGGCAAAGACCTCAACTTTTCTACAACACTGGCAACAAGACATTGCGTTGCTGAAAAAGCTTAATCACAACAGCTTTCGTACTTCGCTGAGCTGGTCCCGCCTGATCCCGGACGGTACGGGTGAGGTGAACCCTGAAGCGGTCGCTTTCTACAATAACGTCATTGATGAACTGCTGGCGCAGGGCATAAAACCTTTCATCACTCTTTTTCACTTTGATATGCCGATGGTGATGCAGGAAAAAGGCGGATGGGAAAACCGGGAGGTTGTTGCTGCATTCAGTCGTTATGCTGAAATCTGTTTTGACCTTTTCGGCGATCGGGTGCTGCACTGGTTTACCTTTAATGAGCCAATTGTACCGGTTGAAGGTGGCTATCTTTACGACTTCCACTATCCCAACGTCGTGAACTTTAAACGAGCGGCAACGGTGGCCTATCACACCGTTCTGGCCCATGCGTCGGCAGTAAAGGCTTATCGGGCAGGGCAGTACAGCGGCGAGATTGGCATCGTTCTGAACCTTACGCCCTCCTATCCACGTTCGCAGCATCCGGCAGATATCACCGCCGCCCATCATGCTGACCTGTTGTTCAATCGCAGTTTTCTCGACCCGGTATTGCGCGGCGACTATCCCGCCGATCTGGTGGCGCTGCTACGTCAGTACGATCAGCTTCCTGTTTCGCTTCCGGGCGATGGTGAGTTGATAGCAGAAGGGAAAATCGATCTGCTGGGTGTGAATTACTACCAACCACGCCGGGTGAAATGCCGTGACAGTGCGGTAAATCCCGCATCGCCGTTTATGCCCGAATGGTTTTTTGAAAACTATGAAATGCCGGGCCGGAAAATGAATCCCTATCGTGGCTGGGAAATTTACGAACCTGGCATCTATGACATTCTGACTAATTTACGGGTTAATTACGGTAATCCTCGCTGTTTTATTTCTGAGAATGGCATGGGCGTTGAAAATGAGCAGCGATTTGTGCAAGAGGGAGTAATAGACGATCAATATCGTATCGATTTTATTGCTGAGCATCTTAAATGGCTGCACAAAGGAATAAGCGAAGGCGCCAATTGTCTTGGCTACCATATGTGGACATTTATCGATAACTGGTCATGGTGCAACGGCTATAAAAACCGCTACGGATTTGTACAGCTTGACTTAATCAGCCAGCAGCGCACCGTGAAAAAGAGCGGCGAATGGTTTGCCGCGACGTCGGCTAATAATGGCTTCAGTGAGCAGGAGTTAAATAATGATTGA
- a CDS encoding PTS lactose/cellobiose transporter subunit IIA: MIDLEEAVMEIIVNSGQSRSLCFEALQAARQGSLEEAQKLLKESDTFALRAHKMQTKLIEQDAGEAKQPMTLIMVHAQDHLMTSLLARELSAEIIHLYQR, translated from the coding sequence ATGATTGATTTAGAAGAGGCAGTGATGGAAATCATTGTGAACTCAGGGCAGTCAAGAAGCCTGTGCTTCGAAGCGTTGCAGGCAGCGCGGCAGGGCAGCCTTGAGGAAGCGCAAAAGCTGTTAAAAGAGTCCGATACTTTTGCGCTGCGGGCACATAAAATGCAAACCAAATTAATTGAGCAGGATGCGGGCGAAGCGAAGCAGCCGATGACGTTAATTATGGTGCATGCCCAGGATCATTTAATGACGTCGCTGTTAGCACGTGAGTTATCAGCAGAGATTATTCATCTTTATCAGCGATAA
- a CDS encoding PTS sugar transporter subunit IIC, whose amino-acid sequence MSSLYHSMIAVIEQSITPLAGRLGQQKYVIAIRDGFTAALPFMIIGSFMLVFIFPPFSETTTNGFARAWLDFSTTYRDQLMLPFNLSMGVMTFFISVGIGASLGRQFSLDPVMSGLLAFMAFLLVAAPYSNGTISTQYLSGQGIFTALITSIYSTRIYAWLKQNNITIRLPKEVPTGVARSFEILIPVVVIIGTLHPLNLFIEAKTGMIMPQAIMHLLEPLVSASDSLPAILLSVLLCQIFWFAGIHGALIVTGIMNPFWMANLSANQAALAAGSALPHIYLQGFWDHFLLIGGVGSTLPLAFLLLRSRAVHLRTIGKMGVIPSFFNINEPILFGAPIIMNPILFIPFVCVPMINAVLAWTATKMGWLAQVVSLTPWTTPAPIGASWAANWAISPVVMCLICMVLSALMYLPFLRAYERSLMKTEEQKAQSSSPIAETVGTN is encoded by the coding sequence ATGAGTTCGTTATATCACTCCATGATTGCGGTCATTGAGCAATCCATCACACCGTTAGCGGGTCGTCTTGGGCAACAGAAATATGTCATTGCGATCCGTGACGGCTTTACCGCTGCGCTGCCGTTTATGATTATCGGCTCCTTTATGCTGGTATTTATCTTCCCGCCTTTCTCTGAAACTACCACCAATGGCTTTGCCCGGGCCTGGCTCGATTTTTCTACTACCTATCGCGATCAACTGATGCTGCCGTTTAATCTGAGCATGGGCGTGATGACATTTTTTATCTCGGTTGGAATTGGCGCAAGTTTGGGGCGGCAATTTTCGCTCGATCCGGTGATGTCAGGTTTGCTGGCATTTATGGCCTTCCTGCTGGTTGCCGCACCCTATAGTAACGGCACCATTTCCACGCAATATCTCTCCGGGCAGGGGATCTTTACCGCGCTAATCACCTCTATCTACTCAACACGCATCTACGCCTGGCTCAAGCAAAACAACATCACCATTCGTTTACCCAAGGAGGTGCCAACCGGTGTTGCCCGTTCGTTTGAGATCCTGATCCCTGTCGTGGTGATTATTGGGACGCTGCATCCGCTTAACCTCTTTATCGAAGCCAAAACCGGCATGATTATGCCGCAAGCCATTATGCATCTGCTGGAGCCGCTGGTTTCTGCCTCAGATTCTCTGCCTGCAATCCTGCTCTCTGTGCTGCTGTGTCAAATATTCTGGTTCGCCGGTATTCACGGCGCGTTGATCGTGACCGGCATCATGAATCCCTTCTGGATGGCTAACCTGTCCGCCAACCAGGCGGCTCTGGCGGCGGGTAGTGCACTGCCGCATATCTATCTGCAAGGCTTCTGGGATCACTTTCTGCTGATTGGTGGTGTGGGATCGACACTGCCGCTGGCTTTCCTGTTACTGCGCAGCCGCGCCGTCCATCTCCGCACCATCGGTAAAATGGGCGTCATACCGAGCTTCTTCAACATCAATGAACCGATCCTGTTCGGCGCACCGATCATCATGAATCCGATCCTGTTTATCCCGTTTGTCTGCGTGCCGATGATCAACGCCGTACTGGCCTGGACGGCGACCAAAATGGGCTGGCTGGCACAAGTTGTCTCGCTCACGCCATGGACGACGCCAGCCCCGATAGGCGCATCGTGGGCGGCAAACTGGGCGATCAGTCCGGTGGTGATGTGTCTGATTTGCATGGTGCTCTCAGCCCTGATGTACCTGCCTTTCCTGCGTGCTTACGAACGCTCACTGATGAAAACAGAAGAGCAGAAAGCGCAAAGCAGCAGCCCCATTGCTGAAACAGTCGGTACTAACTAA
- a CDS encoding enolase C-terminal domain-like protein, which translates to MSDSPLIKSMRIVPVAGYDSMLLNIGGAHNCFFTRIIVILTDSAGHTGVGETPCHASTLQLLEQFRPLIEGSSLLRLNATLSQLFSSEARQQQTAHTHDIHIPQMNPEKFYNAAAAIEAALLDLQGKLFNLPVADLLASGKQRDRIPVLGYLFYIADRKLTNMHYRSGDNEQEGWFRLRHEAAMDKTAVVRLAEAAVEQYGFRDFKLKGGVQAGEVEVETVEALLARFPEARVTVDPNASWSLDEAIRFGKQLAGKVPYLEDPCGAEQGYSGRETLAEFRRATGVPVATNMIANDWRQLHHALQLNAIDIPLADPHFWTMRNANVVAQLCNEWGLTTGCHSNNHFDISLAMVAHLGAAAPGDRQTAFDTHWIWQDGQHLTRQPPQIRDGYLELPPGPGLGIELDMERVEQAHTLYNALPDKNRNDALGMQFLIDNWRYDAKRPSLVR; encoded by the coding sequence ATGTCAGACAGTCCACTCATTAAATCCATGCGCATCGTACCGGTTGCCGGCTACGACAGCATGCTACTGAATATTGGCGGCGCCCATAACTGCTTCTTCACGCGCATTATCGTGATCCTGACCGACTCAGCCGGGCATACCGGCGTCGGTGAAACGCCGTGTCATGCCTCAACCCTGCAGTTGCTGGAGCAGTTTCGCCCGCTGATTGAAGGCAGTTCCCTGCTGCGCCTCAATGCCACGCTGAGCCAGCTGTTCAGCAGCGAGGCGCGTCAGCAGCAAACCGCCCATACCCATGACATCCATATTCCGCAGATGAATCCGGAGAAGTTTTATAACGCCGCTGCCGCCATCGAAGCCGCGCTGCTGGATCTGCAGGGCAAGCTTTTTAACCTGCCGGTAGCGGATCTGCTTGCCAGCGGTAAACAGCGCGATCGTATTCCGGTGCTGGGCTATCTGTTCTATATCGCCGATCGCAAGCTCACCAATATGCACTATCGCTCGGGAGATAATGAGCAAGAGGGCTGGTTCCGTCTGCGTCATGAAGCGGCGATGGACAAAACAGCAGTGGTACGGCTGGCGGAAGCGGCGGTTGAGCAGTATGGCTTTCGCGACTTCAAGCTGAAAGGAGGCGTGCAGGCAGGCGAAGTGGAAGTCGAAACGGTTGAAGCGCTGCTGGCGCGTTTTCCTGAGGCGCGCGTTACCGTTGATCCCAACGCCAGCTGGTCGCTGGATGAAGCGATCCGCTTTGGCAAACAGCTGGCGGGTAAGGTGCCCTATCTTGAAGATCCCTGCGGTGCGGAACAGGGTTATTCCGGCCGGGAAACGCTGGCCGAATTCCGTCGCGCCACCGGCGTGCCGGTTGCCACCAACATGATCGCAAACGACTGGCGGCAGCTACACCATGCGCTGCAGCTTAATGCCATCGACATTCCGCTTGCCGACCCGCACTTCTGGACGATGCGCAACGCAAACGTGGTGGCGCAGTTGTGCAACGAATGGGGGCTCACCACCGGCTGCCACTCCAATAATCATTTTGATATCTCGCTGGCAATGGTGGCGCACCTCGGCGCTGCGGCGCCGGGCGATCGTCAGACCGCTTTTGATACTCACTGGATTTGGCAGGATGGCCAGCATCTCACGCGCCAGCCGCCGCAGATCCGCGATGGCTATCTGGAATTACCGCCGGGTCCGGGTCTGGGCATCGAGCTGGATATGGAACGCGTCGAACAGGCGCATACGCTCTACAACGCGCTGCCGGATAAGAATCGGAACGATGCGTTGGGGATGCAGTTTTTGATCGATAACTGGCGCTATGACGCCAAACGTCCGTCGTTGGTACGCTAA
- a CDS encoding MFS transporter produces the protein MTQQHYELSPDHEAHIASAIGKFFRRIIPMLALMLIVNQIDRANIGFVKAQLQTDAGISAAAFGLGAGLFFIGYALFEVPSNMMLKKLGARVWLTRIMITWGMVVVLTGFVSTPLHFYLLRFLLGVAEAGFFPGVLFYFRQWVPNAWRGRATAMVLSATASAFLFSGPLTGAILMMHDVGGLAGWKWVMFMEGGGSITIGLLAAWVLVSKPEGAKWLSDAEKQALAQQLALEDAAREERAVTQGRWGLIADRRLLSYCLIFFTMTMTGYTLVFWLPQIIQRIQGFNSFETGLLTAVPWLFAIVALFTLGKATDRYRHKLDKGLGIAMLIAACGTFMATFGTPWFGFVAMIVACIGSKVSAAFFWPMPQSELPASIAAPGIAMINSIGNLGGFFAPTVFGYLEMHTGSTTGGLYALTSVSVITGLWLLLRSKPVPPAFGHTERNHVRQSTH, from the coding sequence ATGACACAACAACACTATGAATTATCACCCGATCATGAGGCGCATATCGCTTCCGCCATCGGCAAGTTTTTCCGCCGCATCATACCGATGCTGGCGCTGATGCTTATCGTTAACCAGATAGACCGCGCCAACATCGGTTTCGTTAAAGCCCAGCTGCAAACCGATGCGGGTATCAGCGCCGCCGCTTTCGGCTTGGGTGCCGGACTGTTCTTTATCGGCTATGCGCTGTTTGAAGTGCCGAGCAACATGATGCTGAAGAAACTCGGCGCACGTGTGTGGCTCACGCGCATTATGATCACCTGGGGCATGGTGGTGGTGCTGACCGGTTTTGTCAGCACGCCGCTGCACTTCTATCTGCTGCGTTTCCTGCTCGGCGTAGCGGAAGCTGGCTTCTTCCCCGGCGTGCTGTTCTATTTTCGTCAATGGGTGCCGAATGCCTGGCGGGGACGCGCTACCGCCATGGTGTTGAGTGCCACAGCCAGCGCCTTTCTCTTCTCCGGTCCGCTCACGGGCGCCATCCTGATGATGCATGACGTTGGCGGCCTTGCGGGCTGGAAATGGGTCATGTTTATGGAGGGCGGCGGATCGATAACGATCGGCCTGCTGGCGGCATGGGTGTTGGTCTCTAAACCGGAAGGGGCGAAATGGCTCAGCGACGCGGAGAAACAGGCGCTGGCGCAGCAGCTGGCTCTGGAAGATGCGGCACGTGAAGAGCGTGCCGTAACACAAGGTCGCTGGGGGTTGATCGCCGATCGCCGTCTTTTGTCTTACTGCCTGATCTTCTTCACCATGACCATGACCGGCTACACGTTGGTGTTCTGGTTACCGCAAATCATTCAGCGTATTCAGGGCTTCAACAGTTTCGAAACCGGACTTCTGACTGCCGTTCCCTGGCTGTTCGCTATCGTGGCGCTGTTTACGCTCGGTAAAGCCACCGATCGCTATCGCCATAAGCTGGATAAAGGGCTTGGCATCGCCATGCTGATTGCCGCCTGCGGGACTTTTATGGCTACGTTTGGCACGCCGTGGTTCGGCTTTGTGGCGATGATTGTGGCTTGTATCGGTTCCAAGGTGAGCGCTGCGTTTTTCTGGCCGATGCCGCAAAGCGAACTGCCCGCATCAATTGCTGCACCAGGCATTGCGATGATCAACTCAATTGGCAACCTTGGCGGATTCTTCGCGCCGACGGTTTTCGGCTATCTCGAAATGCACACCGGCAGCACCACCGGCGGACTCTACGCGCTGACCAGCGTGTCGGTCATTACCGGTCTGTGGCTGCTGCTGCGCAGTAAACCTGTTCCCCCCGCATTCGGTCACACGGAGAGAAACCATGTCAGACAGTCCACTCATTAA
- a CDS encoding LacI family DNA-binding transcriptional regulator encodes MSTINDVSRLAGVSKATVSRVLSGSRGVKEASRLAVLKAADELKYRPNVIAQSLFSQTTNCIGVICAQENINQTTAYLYALEKQLSQHQKHLLLRFAHSQTEIMNALDELSCGLCDDVLIIGARFPLNIEDENVVLVDCVEAEGPNSIQFDHSFAAETACNYLINQGKRQIALIHPEASGSAEPVLLGYKLALETNFLPFNRNLVIMDPVSSSVAIQMLLNNASTRNFNALLVANEQEAQNAIAQLQAFNKSVPADIMVFSLAGSLHLPGIPTIPAIEYSMDAMASRIVNWLTTKTQNMLGSSVLRGDLIIPDMRKR; translated from the coding sequence ATGTCTACTATCAACGACGTATCACGTTTAGCCGGGGTGTCAAAAGCCACAGTTTCACGGGTGTTGAGTGGTTCGCGCGGCGTTAAGGAAGCCAGTCGCCTTGCGGTATTGAAAGCTGCCGATGAGCTGAAATATCGACCTAATGTGATCGCGCAATCTCTGTTCAGTCAGACCACGAACTGCATTGGCGTTATCTGCGCGCAGGAAAATATCAACCAGACAACTGCTTATCTTTACGCACTGGAAAAGCAGTTAAGCCAGCATCAAAAACATCTGCTGTTGCGCTTCGCTCACAGCCAGACAGAGATCATGAATGCGCTGGATGAACTCAGCTGCGGCCTGTGCGATGACGTGCTGATTATCGGCGCCCGCTTTCCTCTGAATATTGAAGATGAAAACGTGGTTTTGGTGGATTGCGTGGAAGCTGAAGGACCAAACAGCATTCAGTTTGATCACTCTTTTGCCGCTGAGACGGCCTGTAATTATTTGATCAACCAGGGCAAGCGCCAAATCGCGTTGATTCATCCGGAAGCCAGCGGCTCTGCCGAGCCGGTATTACTTGGCTATAAACTTGCGCTGGAAACGAATTTTCTGCCCTTCAACCGCAATCTGGTCATTATGGATCCGGTTTCTTCTTCTGTAGCCATTCAGATGCTGCTGAATAACGCCAGCACCCGCAATTTCAACGCCCTTCTGGTGGCTAACGAACAGGAAGCGCAGAACGCGATCGCCCAGTTGCAGGCATTTAATAAATCCGTACCCGCCGACATCATGGTATTCAGCCTGGCAGGCTCGCTGCATTTGCCCGGGATCCCTACCATTCCCGCCATTGAGTACTCTATGGATGCCATGGCTTCCAGGATTGTTAACTGGCTGACGACAAAAACCCAAAATATGCTGGGATCGTCCGTGTTGCGTGGCGATCTGATCATTCCCGATATGCGTAAGCGTTAA